One window from the genome of Pseudoalteromonas sp. '520P1 No. 423' encodes:
- the eno gene encoding phosphopyruvate hydratase: MSKIVKIIGREIMDSRGNPTVEADVHLDNGLWGRACAPSGASTGSREALELRDGDKSRYLGKGVLTAVNYINGELGQALIGQNPVEQAKIDAIMIELDGTENKEKFGANSILAVSLAVAKAAALDKGVELYEHIADLNGTSGQYSMPVPMMNIINGGEHADNNVDIQEFMIQPVGASTFTEALRMGAEIFHTLKKVLSDRGLSTAVGDEGGFAPDLASNEEALAIITEAVTLAGYEMNKDITLALDCAAPEFFVDGKYDLKGEGKVFDSAGFADYLAGLSERHPIVSIEDGLDESDWAGWKILTDKIGEKVQLVGDDLFVTNTKILKRGIDENIGNSILIKFNQIGSLTETLEAIKMAKDAGFTVVISHRSGETEDATIADLAVGTAAGQIKTGSLCRSDRVSKYNQLLRIEGTLGDKVAYKGRSEIKGQ, from the coding sequence ATGTCAAAAATAGTAAAAATCATTGGTCGTGAAATAATGGATTCACGCGGTAATCCAACTGTTGAAGCAGATGTACATTTAGATAACGGTCTTTGGGGCCGTGCATGTGCACCATCTGGCGCATCAACAGGTAGCCGTGAAGCATTAGAATTACGCGATGGTGATAAATCACGTTATTTAGGCAAAGGTGTTCTAACAGCAGTAAATTACATTAATGGCGAACTTGGCCAAGCTTTAATTGGTCAGAATCCAGTTGAGCAAGCTAAAATTGATGCCATTATGATTGAGCTTGATGGTACAGAAAATAAAGAAAAATTTGGCGCAAACTCTATTCTAGCTGTGTCATTAGCAGTTGCTAAAGCTGCAGCACTTGATAAAGGTGTTGAGCTTTACGAACATATCGCTGATTTAAATGGCACTTCAGGCCAATATTCTATGCCAGTACCTATGATGAATATCATCAACGGTGGTGAGCATGCTGATAACAACGTTGATATTCAAGAGTTCATGATCCAGCCAGTAGGCGCATCAACTTTCACTGAAGCTTTACGTATGGGTGCTGAAATTTTCCATACACTTAAAAAAGTATTAAGTGATCGTGGTTTAAGCACTGCAGTTGGTGATGAAGGTGGTTTTGCACCAGATTTAGCATCAAATGAAGAAGCACTTGCTATCATTACTGAAGCTGTAACACTTGCTGGTTACGAAATGAATAAAGATATCACATTAGCATTAGATTGTGCTGCACCTGAATTCTTCGTAGACGGTAAATACGACCTTAAAGGTGAAGGTAAAGTATTTGATTCAGCTGGTTTCGCTGATTACTTAGCGGGTCTTTCTGAGCGCCACCCAATTGTTTCAATTGAAGATGGCTTAGACGAAAGTGATTGGGCTGGTTGGAAAATCTTAACTGATAAAATCGGTGAGAAAGTACAATTAGTAGGTGATGATTTATTTGTTACTAATACTAAAATCCTTAAGCGTGGTATTGATGAAAACATCGGTAACTCTATCTTAATCAAATTCAACCAAATTGGTTCGCTTACTGAAACTTTAGAAGCAATCAAAATGGCTAAAGATGCTGGTTTTACAGTTGTTATTTCACATCGTTCAGGTGAAACTGAAGATGCAACAATTGCTGATTTAGCGGTAGGTACTGCTGCAGGTCAAATCAAAACTGGTTCACTATGTCGTTCTGACCGTGTTTCTAAATATAACCAACTACTTCGTATTGAAGGTACTTTAGGCGATAAAGTTGCTTATAAAGGCCGTAGCGAAATTAAAGGTCAATAA
- the mazG gene encoding nucleoside triphosphate pyrophosphohydrolase, producing MSQSIENLINIMQKLRTPNTGCPWDLKQTYQSIVPHTIEEAYEVADAIEQGDMDELKKELGDLLFQVVFYAQLATEDKLFDFNGVVDAVCEKLTRRHPHVFGEEKLEDEHKIKQNWENEKAKERQIKAGEAISVLADIPKNLPALSQANKIQKRVAHIGFDWPEISGAWEKVKEEVIEVEEELELDSNSDKTAEEIGDLMFALVNVARHAKRDPEQLLRQANQKFTNRFMQVEYHLNNHKIKFEDATLAQMEQAWDQVKINEKKK from the coding sequence TTGAGCCAGTCAATAGAAAATTTAATTAACATCATGCAGAAGCTTCGTACTCCTAATACAGGCTGCCCATGGGATTTAAAACAAACCTATCAATCAATCGTACCACATACAATAGAAGAAGCTTATGAAGTTGCCGATGCGATAGAGCAAGGGGATATGGATGAACTTAAAAAGGAGCTAGGTGACTTGTTATTCCAAGTGGTTTTTTATGCACAATTGGCCACTGAAGATAAGCTTTTTGACTTTAATGGTGTTGTTGATGCTGTGTGTGAAAAACTGACACGTCGTCACCCACATGTTTTTGGTGAAGAAAAACTTGAAGATGAGCATAAAATAAAGCAAAACTGGGAAAATGAGAAAGCCAAAGAAAGACAGATTAAAGCAGGGGAGGCGATTTCTGTTTTAGCTGATATTCCTAAAAACTTACCAGCATTGAGCCAAGCAAATAAAATACAAAAACGTGTTGCCCATATTGGGTTTGATTGGCCTGAAATATCTGGTGCATGGGAAAAAGTAAAAGAAGAAGTCATAGAAGTAGAGGAAGAGTTAGAATTAGATTCAAACTCAGATAAAACCGCAGAAGAAATAGGTGACTTAATGTTTGCCTTAGTAAATGTTGCCAGACATGCAAAACGAGACCCTGAGCAATTATTGCGTCAAGCAAATCAAAAGTTTACTAATAGGTTTATGCAAGTGGAATATCACCTTAATAATCACAAGATTAAATTTGAAGATGCTACATTGGCGCAGATGGAGCAAGCATGGGATCAAGTGAAGATAAATGAGAAAAAGAAATAA
- a CDS encoding CTP synthase codes for MSTKFIFVTGGVVSSLGKGIAAASLAAILEARGLKVTILKLDPYINVDPGTMSPIQHGEVFVTEDGAETDLDLGHYERFIRTKMTKKNNFTQGRVFEDVLRRERKGEYLGATIQVIPHITNDIKRRVIEGAEGYDIAMVEIGGTVGDIESLPFLEAIRQLGTELGRESALFMHLTLLPYLGAAGELKTKPTQHSVKELRSIGIQPDVLVCRSNRTIPANERAKISLFTNVEEKAVISLKDVPSIYQIPALLKSQGLDDLVCRRFHLDCPEANLEEWEQVLYQESNPTTELTIGMVGKYIELPDAYKSVNEALKHAGLKNRVTVNIQYVDSQDVESKGVEVLAGLDAILVPGGFGGRGVEGKIRTAQYARENKVPYLGICLGMQVALIEYARNVAGLEDANSTEFDSNSSAPVVGLITEWLDSEGKVEQRDEASDLGGTMRLGSQKCHLTPGSKVREVYGSDEIFERHRHRYEVNNNFIEKLEAAGLAFTGLSEDKKLVEIIENKDHPWFIAAQFHPEFTSTPRDGHPLFEGFVAAAKEYQKSSLPS; via the coding sequence ATGAGTACAAAATTTATCTTCGTAACGGGTGGCGTTGTTTCATCTTTGGGTAAAGGTATTGCTGCTGCATCATTAGCTGCAATTTTAGAAGCGCGCGGCTTAAAAGTGACAATTCTAAAACTAGACCCATATATCAATGTTGACCCTGGTACTATGAGTCCAATTCAACACGGTGAGGTTTTTGTTACAGAAGATGGTGCAGAAACAGATCTAGATTTAGGTCACTACGAACGTTTTATTCGCACCAAAATGACTAAGAAAAACAACTTTACACAAGGCCGTGTATTTGAAGATGTTTTACGTCGTGAGCGTAAAGGTGAGTACTTAGGTGCTACCATCCAAGTGATCCCGCATATTACAAATGACATCAAACGTCGCGTAATTGAAGGTGCTGAAGGTTATGATATTGCTATGGTAGAAATTGGCGGTACAGTAGGTGATATTGAATCACTTCCTTTCCTTGAAGCAATTCGTCAATTGGGTACTGAACTAGGTCGTGAATCTGCATTATTCATGCATTTAACACTACTACCTTACTTAGGTGCTGCTGGTGAACTTAAAACTAAGCCAACGCAACACTCTGTAAAAGAGCTTCGTTCAATAGGTATTCAACCTGACGTATTGGTATGTCGTTCAAATCGCACAATTCCTGCAAATGAACGCGCTAAGATTTCATTATTTACTAATGTTGAAGAAAAAGCGGTTATCTCATTAAAAGATGTACCGAGCATTTACCAAATTCCAGCATTATTAAAATCTCAAGGGTTAGATGATTTAGTATGTCGTCGCTTCCATTTAGATTGTCCAGAAGCAAATCTTGAAGAGTGGGAACAGGTTCTTTATCAAGAGTCTAACCCAACAACAGAATTAACGATTGGTATGGTTGGTAAATACATTGAATTACCAGATGCATATAAATCAGTAAATGAAGCATTAAAACACGCAGGTCTTAAAAACCGCGTCACAGTTAACATTCAATATGTTGACTCTCAAGACGTAGAAAGCAAAGGCGTAGAGGTATTAGCTGGTTTAGACGCGATACTTGTACCAGGTGGTTTTGGCGGCCGAGGTGTTGAAGGTAAAATCCGTACAGCACAATACGCGCGTGAAAATAAAGTACCTTACTTAGGCATCTGTTTAGGTATGCAGGTTGCTTTAATTGAGTACGCACGTAATGTTGCAGGTCTTGAAGATGCAAACTCAACGGAGTTTGATTCAAACTCTAGCGCACCAGTTGTAGGCCTTATCACTGAATGGTTAGATTCAGAAGGTAAAGTTGAGCAACGTGATGAAGCGTCTGATTTAGGTGGCACGATGCGTTTAGGTTCGCAAAAATGTCATTTAACGCCGGGTTCTAAAGTACGTGAAGTATACGGTTCAGATGAAATATTTGAGCGTCATCGTCATCGTTATGAAGTTAACAATAACTTCATTGAAAAGTTAGAAGCGGCTGGTCTTGCTTTCACTGGTTTATCTGAAGATAAAAAATTAGTAGAAATCATTGAAAATAAAGATCATCCTTGGTTTATTGCTGCTCAGTTCCACCCTGAGTTCACTTCAACGCCTCGTGATGGACACCCATTATTTGAAGGTTTTGTTGCAGCAGCCAAAGAATATCAAAAATCATCATTACCATCGTAA